The following proteins are encoded in a genomic region of Glycine soja cultivar W05 chromosome 17, ASM419377v2, whole genome shotgun sequence:
- the LOC114392258 gene encoding trifunctional UDP-glucose 4,6-dehydratase/UDP-4-keto-6-deoxy-D-glucose 3,5-epimerase/UDP-4-keto-L-rhamnose-reductase RHM1-like: MYEPKNILITGAAGFIASHVTTRLIDRYPSYKIVALDKLDYCSTFKNLLSCSSSSKFKFIKGDIATADIVNHILIEEEIDTIMHFAAQTHVDNSFGNSMEFTYNNIYGTHVLLEACRVTNCVKRFIHVSTDEVYGETDLDADIGNHEASQLLPTNPYSATKAGAEMLVMAYHRSYDLPIITSRGNNVYGPNQYPEKLVPKFILLAMKGEKLPIHGDGSNVRSYLHCGDVAEAFEVILHKGEIGQVYNIGTKKERSVLDVAEEICKLFKLNPKDVIEFVQDRPFNDKRYFLDDQKLKKLGWQERTPWEEGLKMTIEWYKKNPDWWGDVSTALNPHPRFSAINLSDEAQWSFQYGYSRLARSYTEVGRKKSRLKFLIYGRTGWIGGLLGKLCDEERIDWEYGRGRLEDRKSLMEDIRRVMPTHVLSAAGVTGRPNVDWCESHKAETIRTNVVGILTLADVCREYSLYMMNFATGCIFEYDKEHPLGSGIGFKEEDKPNFIGSFYSKTKAMVEDLLKNYDNVCTLRVRMPISSDLSNPRNFITKISRYNKVVNIPNSMTVLDELLPISIEMAKRNLKGIWNFTNPGVISHNQILELYRDNIDPQFKWENFDLKEQAKVIVAPRSNNEMDASKLKNEFPNLLSIKDSIIKFVFEPNKKT; the protein is encoded by the exons ATGTATGAACCAAAAAATATCCTCATTACTGGAGCAGCTGGGTTTATAGCCTCCCATGTCACTACCAGGCTAATTGATAGGTACCCTAGCTACAAGATTGTAGCTCTTGATAAATTAGACTATTGCTCCACTTTCAAGAATTTGTTGTCATGTTCTtcatcatcaaaattcaaattcatcaaAGGTGATATAGCCACTGCTGATATTGTGAATCACATTTTGATAGAAGAGGAAATAGACACCATTATGCATTTTGCTGCTCAAACACATGTGGACAATTCATTTGGAAACTCCATGGAATTCACCTACAACAATATCTATGGCACTCATGTGCTTCTTGAAGCCTGCAGGGTCACCAATTGTGTCAAAAGGTTCATTCATGTTAGCACAGATGAAGTCTATGGTGAAACCGACTTGGATGCTGATATTGGAAATCATGAGGCATCTCAGCTTCTGCCAACCAATCCTTATTCTGCAACAAAAGCAGGTGCAGAAATGTTGGTCATGGCTTATCACAGGTCTTATGATCTTCCAATTATAACTTCTAGAGGCAATAATGTTTATGGTCCCAACCAGTACCCAGAAAAGCTTGTTCCTAAATTCATTCTGCTTGCCATGAAGGGTGAGAAATTGCCAATCCATGGAGATGGATCCAATGTGAGGAGCTACCTCCACTGTGGGGATGTGGCAGAAGCCTTTGAGGTCATACTTCACAAAGGAGAGATTGGACAAGTTTACAACATCGGCACTAAGAAAGAAAGGAGTGTGTTAGATGTGGCAGAGGAAATATGCAAGCTCTTTAAATTGAATCCTAAAGATGTCATTGAGTTTGTTCAAGATAGGCCATTCAATGATAAGAGATATTTCCTAGATGATCAAAAGCTCAAAAAACTTGGTTGGCAGGAGAGAACTCCATGGGAGGAAGGACTTAAGATGACAATTGAATGGTACAAAAAGAATCCTGATTGGTGGGGTGATGTATCCACTGCTTTAAATCCACATCCACGTTTTTCGGCTATCAATCTCTCCGATGAAGCTCAATGGTCCTTTCAATATGGATACTCAAGGCTTGCAAGGTCATATACTGAAGTTGGTAGAAAAAAATCAAGATTGAAGTTTTTGATATATGGGAGGACAGGTTGGATAGGGGGGTTGTTGGGAAAGctttgtgatgaagagagaattgATTGGGAATATGGGAGAGGAAGATTGGAAGATAGGAAATCACTTATGGAGGATATAAGGAGGGTAATGCCAACCCATGTGTTGAGTGCAGCTGGTGTTACAGGAAGGCCTAATGTTGATTGGTGTGAATCACACAAGGCtgaaactataaggactaatgTAGTGGGGATTTTAACACTGGCTGATGTGTGCAGGGAATATAGCTTATATATGATGAATTTTGCAACTGGTTGCATATTTGAGTATGATAAAGAGCATCCTCTAGGATCAGGCATTGGGTTCAAGGAGGAGGACAAGCCAAATTTCATTGGTTCCTTCTATTCAAAGACCAAGGCTATG GTGGAGGATCttctaaaaaattatgacaatgtCTGCACATTGAGAGTTAGAATGCCAATATCATCAGATCTTAGCAATCCAAGAAACTTCATCACAAAGATTTCTCGTTACAACAAGGTGGTAAACATACCTAATAGCATGACAGTGCTAGATGAACTCTTACCCATATCCATTGAAATGGCTAAGAGGAACTTGAAAGGGATATGGAACTTCACCAACCCAGGAGTCATTAGCCACAATCAGATATTAGAATTGTATAGGGATAACATAGACCCACAATTTAAATgggaaaattttgatttgaaagaACAAGCAAAGGTAATAGTTGCTCCCAGGAGTAACAATGAAATGGATGCTTCCAAGCTCAAAAATGAGTTTCCAAATTTATTGTCCATCAAAGATTCCATTATCAAGTTTGTCTTTGAGCCTAACAAGAAAACTTGA